In Anomaloglossus baeobatrachus isolate aAnoBae1 chromosome 5 unlocalized genomic scaffold, aAnoBae1.hap1 SUPER_5_unloc_27, whole genome shotgun sequence, one genomic interval encodes:
- the LOC142259124 gene encoding uncharacterized protein LOC142259124, translated as MNATIPNTPSSLHSKDLSSDSIKQVLPSDLSQTINRNKSHKRGIKNERSALPAKKPFSTSEYEKIHQNIHTGEKKCSSESVRYQRTHMGEKPYSCSECGKCFINKSALVAHQKIHTGEKPFFCSECGKSFKQKSNLVTHQRTHTGEKPFSCSECGNCFTRKVLLVIHQRKHTGENPFSCSECGKHFNQKSNLDTHQKTHTGEKPFSCSECGKYFAYKSCLVIHQRIHTGEKPFSCSECGKCFAQKLDFDTHQRTHTGEKPYSCSECGKCFAHKSYLVKHQRTHMGEKPYSCSVCGKHFNQKSNLDTHQKTHTGEKPFSCSECGKCFARKSHFISHQRTHTGEKPYTCSECGKSFISKSILLNHQKFHTGEKSFSCSECGKCFTHNSYLVIHQRTHTGEKPYLCSECGKYFAHKSYLVKHQRTHTGEKPYSCSECGKCFAHTSYIVIHQSTHMGEKSYSCSECGKHFKQKPHLDMHQKTHTEEHPFSCSECGKCFTYKSSLVTHQRIHTGEKPFSCSECGKCFADQSSFIRHRKLHKGKKPLCSE; from the coding sequence atGAATGCAACTATTCCAAATacaccatcatcccttcacagcaaagatctgtcATCTGATTCTATTAAACAAGTATTACCTTCTGATTTATCACAGACTATTAACAgaaataaaagtcacaaaagaggcattaaaaatGAAAGAAGTGCTCTTCcagcaaagaagccattttcaacttcagaatatgaaaaaatccatcaaaatattcacacaggggagaaaaaaTGTTCTTCAGAGTCTGTTCGTTACCAGAGAACTCAcatgggggagaagccatattcatgctcagaatgtgggaaatgtttcataaATAAGTCAGCTCTTGTTGCacaccagaaaattcacacaggggagaagcctttcttttgctcagaatgtggaaaatcttttaaacagaaatcaaatcttgttacacaccagagaactcacacaggtgagaaacctttttcatgttcagaatgtgggaattgttttacACGTAAAGTACttcttgttatacatcaaagaaaacacacaggggagaatcctttttcatgttcagaatgtgggaaacattttaaccAGAAATCAAATCTCGatacacatcagaaaactcacacaggtgagaagcctttttcatgttcagaatgtgggaaatattttgcatATAAATCATgtcttgttatacaccagagaattcacacaggtgagaaacctttttcatgttcagaatgtgggaaatgttttgcacaaaaATTGGATTTTGATACACATCAgcgaactcacacgggggagaagccatattcatgttcagaatgtgggaaatgttttgcacataaatcttatcttgttaaacatcagagaactcatatgggggagaagccatattcatgttcagtatgtgggaaacattttaaccaaaaatcaaatcTTGATACacaccagaaaactcacacaggggagaagcctttttcatgttcagaatgtgggaaatgttttgcacggaaatcacattttatttcacatcagagaactcacacgggggagaagccatatacatgttcagaatgtgggaaaagttttataAGTAAATCAATTCTTCTTAACCACCAGAAatttcacacaggggaaaaatctttttcatgttcagaatgtggaaaatgtttcacACATAACTcttatcttgttatacatcagagaactcacactggggagaagccatatttatgttctgaatgtgggaaatattttgcacATAAATCttatcttgttaaacatcaaagaactcatacgggggagaagccatattcatgttcagagtgtgggaaatgttttgcacatacatCTTATATTGTTATACATCAGAGCACTCACATGggagagaagtcatattcatgttcagaatgtgggaaacattttaaacAAAAACCACATCTTGATATgcaccagaaaactcacacagaggagcaccctttttcatgttcagaatgtgggaaatgttttacatataaatcaagtcttgttacacaccaaagaattcacacaggggagaaacctttttcatgttcagaatgtggaaaatgttttgcagatcaatcAAGTTTTATTAGACACCGAAAACTTCATAAAGGGAAGAAACCCTTATGTTCAGAATGA